The Prunus dulcis chromosome 5, ALMONDv2, whole genome shotgun sequence genomic sequence CTTCTGCATTGCTCCCAATTCGGCGCTCCAACCAGATACACAGAAGGAAATTTAGTTTCTTGCACTTGACTGGTCACTTTTTTCTGATCAGGAGCTTTTAGCTGGGAGCAACCATAGCAGGTATAGTTTTGCACAATGTCAGTATGAAGACAAGGATGTCTGATCTCTACTATACCAGAAGCACTTTCTCTGAGTTGTTCCATATGGCTGAGCATAACAACCGTCCTATCAAATGCTTCATTCAATCCAAATTCCGACAATGAGTAAGCTAAAATATCATGTTCGACAAAGCCAAATTTTGATCTCACTAAGTTTGCATCTTCTCTTGTATCATCAACTTCCACGACAATCTGCAATGATGAACCTCCTAAGTCAAGAAGTCCCAAAGTGGGTGACCTTGAATGATTCCCAAAGCTAcccattttataatttagagCCACCCAACCATAATAAGCTTCTTCTTGGCCACTCAACACCCGTATCCAGctctttttatacaaaaaagtATGTTCTTTTACAATAGCTTCTATGTCATTCAATACCCGCCTAGCATCCTCCATTGCCAATCTCCTTAGTCCAGCAGTAGCTAGAACAAAAATGGGAGTGTCTCTGCGTTTTTCAGAAGGAACCTTATGTTCTGCCAATGTAATTAATGGTTCCAAAGATGCTCTTACTCCTGATAAGTTTCCGACAGATTTATCCAAACCAGGCTCAGTTTGCAGACAGTGATACTTACAACTTTTCCAAAGCATTCCATCAGTTGAATTGTCGGGATAAGAATACAACAAAATCGGCAATTCCTTACTACTTACAGCCCTTGCCAGCCACTTGTACACATTTACTCGGGTCCCTGTGCTTCCACAATCAACAACCACCGTATAATATGGTCCTTTAGATACACTATGGCCTTTCCCGGGTATAAACACAAAATAGGCACCAAATAATAAGAGTATTATAACTGTAACCATAAAACTCCTTCTCAACGCCTGCTTGTATTGAGCAAATCCCATGATTGAGAGCTTAAGTTTTGAAGGAGATTTGGGTTCCATAGATGCATTACTAACAGGAATAAATTCCAAATCTAATAACAGCTCTTTCACTCTCTCTTCACCTTCAAAGTTccctcaaaattcaaaacccactcctgaaatatataaaatgttATGTTACTAGTCAATTAGGCGATACCAAAGCAAATAATAGCCTTAGACCCACCCATCAACTTCCTACTTCCTTATTGCTAGCAGTCCCTCCCTACTGAAAGGTCAAGCAATAACtcaatttggccaaatttgaACTGAAATCAGAAACCATTCAACCGAATCGGCCTAATTGATAGAAAGTTCctgatttaagttgatgaaaacaaataagaaattgCCTGATATATAGAAAAGACCATGCTTTCGATTTTAGTAGTAAAACCTCAGTATGAAAAAGCAGTTACTAGCATATATAGCTGGAAAACATACAAGATCAACATTGAATGCACAAATATATACTGATATATAGGAAAGGTTCATCTTGCCAACAAGTTATTACTATTTTTATGTATCCAGTAAAAATCCATTCTCCATATGCTATTATAGTACTTTTACAATTATGACTCATAATGgttaaaaacaatttaattaacGATTGATCTTTTTTGATTCcattttatttgtgttttcCTTTCGTTACAAAATCTTATATACCAAACAGGGGCAGGGCATAGGAATGCAACCCAGCTGCCATGCTTAGCCCAAAGCCATTGCCTTGTGCACcacaaagggaaaaaaatgaaaaaataaaaaactaaattaaaaaaagggcaaaaggGTAGCTTAACATAGACATCACAAACTAAAATGAACTCTCTAATATTGAAATCATTATGTCTGCATCTGGAATTGAAAAGTAGGCCAATTTCAAAAGACAAATACGAGACGTGAAGGAAAAGGCAAATTATGTGGAAATGATTCAAAGAGATCTGAATCAACCCAACCACCCAATAAGAGATACACGTGAaggaaataaaagtaaagCGAGCTTACCTGGTTCGACTGAAAATGCTTGAAGAAGCTTCACATCGCGACTCAGCTGCCTCAGAAGAACTACATCTACATGTATCTGAAGAAGAGGAACTGTGCACAACGTACAACTGTACAAACTACTTACGCGGGTTTGGGCCCATGTGAGGGCTATGGATGGCCCCATGGGCATTGGGTCAGGGCTCCATTTAAAATTGtgatttaataataaaaattgcaaaatataTGTGTACACTAGTAGTAATTCATATGCTCCGCAGTGGTAGAGTAGGAAATTTAAATGAGAGGAGGcacatttaaaattaaaactcttTTCACTTTCTCTTGTTactttttgtataaataatctaacattcattcataataacaaaatatatgcTACTCATAAGAATTTTAGACATAagaataaaatagaaaacaaaggaaaatagGGAAATTTAAGAATTTAAGAGGAATTTCATaatatttgtataatattaCTATAACTAAATATCCATACAACAATATTTGAGGAGGGGCATATGCCCTCCCTAGGCATGCATTGGGTCAGCCACTGTGCTCGGGCACAGGAGTAGTTGATCTCATACTCATTCTTTTGTGTTCTTCAAATCTCTAATTCATGACTTTTTCCGAGTTCATGTAAGTTAACATACTATTACATGAATGTAAACTATATCATATTTCGTAAAATCCTCCACCacgtttttcctttttattgaAAAGTAGGAGTTTTAAAGGAGGGAAAGTTTGGCAACTTgaacaagaaataaattagGGTCAAGAGTGTATCAACTTATTTATGGTAAGATTTAAAGtacaatacatatatatatatatcgaccaaaaaaaatacaaaatatatattgttcaTGGAATGGCATTAGCTTTGGTCGTTGGCCGTTGTTTTATTATGGATATCATGAGTCGAACCCCAAAATccttcgaccaaaaaaaaaaactcaaaatcatgTCGGATTATAACACACTTTATGATAATAAGAGCTAAAATCGAACTAATAATGCACATGCAAATAAAATTAGTCAATTTTTCACGTTAAATGCTCCATGCTTCTCTTTCTCGACATTGGAAGAACTTTATAtcaaaaaagtaaaacatAAAACTCTTTGTGCTCAACTTGTTTTAGGCCGTTGGATGCAACTGAAATCTGAAAAGTTTATGATCCCTTAACTTCATGCCACAAACGAAAGCAATTAGGATAAGGATATTACACCTAAATCTCACTAACATAAATATGGAAATTACATTATTACCCATAGCATCACCTGATACAACAGAAAATATAGTGCCCTTTTAAACCCAAAGGATAAAACACAAACTGAACAAGAATTTATAGCCCAATTTGGATTGGGAGTTCCATTTCAAAGCAAACCCATATTCCCAAAAATTcccaaactcttttttgttttgttttttttcgcTTAACAATccaaaaattctgaaaaaacgcaatttcaaatttaattttgcgAGAGGTTCCAGAATTAATATATCGGATTGCAACTCGTACATCCTCTCGAACTCCTCCTCGAGCTCTCTCtcgagctctctctctctctctctctctctctctctctctctctctcttctatgTCTTCCTATTTGCTTCTTCTCTGATCTGAAACCAATCACACTCAAAATCTTCGTTTTCAACTCACAAAGATCTCTGTTTCTCTGAACCGCCCTCTCGATCTCCCCAAGCCCTATACGCCGCGTTTCAATCGTTTATTCTCTCCCTCTATATCTTCCAAAACCCATATCAACTTCCCTAGGGTTTCCACGAACCCCTTAAAACCTATTCTTATACCAGGCAAGTTAATATCGTTTTAATTTTTGCGGAATTGTTATGCTACTTTAGCCTGTTTGTTTCCCGATaaatagaaggaaaataatatatataaaaagactGCACGAGgaagaaataaataagaatttgCTTTTGCAACTGTCATTTATGCGCTAAATATGTTCGGGGATGTTCATATTCTCATATGTTTTATTGCAGCCAAGCGAACGTATTCTTTTGGTCGCATTTTGTGCTTTGGTGttatatacatacatgtaGTTATGCAATTTTTTAGGTCAATGCTTATGATGGGTTTCATTTGGAAATGAAGGATTTTTCGTATATTATTGTTGTATAGATTTTGAATATAGTATTGGCTCATTGTTTGTCCTATCAAAGGACGAAACAGTGCATAGGTTTCTGAAATCAGggatggttttttttttggttgccgAAAACCCTTTTTTCCCCTTTAAAAGTGTAGTAGTTCTTCTGGGATTGAGAACTGGGATAAGTTTAGACTCTTTAGTTTAGCGATCATTGCTATAAAAATGCTCAAGCTTAGTAGTTCTTTATCATAAAAAGGGGAAAGAGAGTTTGTGAGAGTAACTAATTTTGTGACATGGGCTTGATTATGCATAAGGGGAGATTGATTGAAGAAGGATGAAGTTAAAAAGTGTGTCTCGGTGCTCTGTTGGTCTACACCCATAAAATCAAAGGAAAAGGTTCCATGAGacaatttgtattttgtatgaTAGGAAATAATAGCATGGAGGAAATGCTAAAACCTGGATGGTACACATTCACCTGCAATAGCTATGTGATAACATTTTGGTTTGTAGTTGTAACCAATAATCAGGAGTCTGACACTGTGGCGCggcaaataaaataaattttcttgtaCAAGCATGTTACATGAATCTTGTTTTCATTGATATGAAAAGTTAGTTGTGTACTATGTCATTTGATAACCTTGTTAAAACTGTGGTTTATTGGTTTATTGACTGCATCATCACACTTGTGGAAGTTTAAATTCTCCTATTTTTCCAGGCTTTGGTAAATTTGCTTGAATGACCTTGTGGCAACGATTGAAACATGACGTCCAGTATGTTGTTGGGGGACAGGAGGTATGAATATTATTGCTACTTCTTATGTTAATCTGGCCACATTCACAATGTTTCATAGAAAATGGGgattattgtttgttttttctttcttttggaataGACAATGGGAAATTGTTAAGAAAACATTGGGACGTATGTCCTcggaaaaaattaattatatgtaAATTGTGTTGGTGGGGAAGATTTAAAGTAAGCAAAATTACACTTCCACAAgaagtattattattattattatttcaaaattgAGATCGAAATATTGCATACAGAGACAGACAATCACATAGATATCAACATCTTTAGGTTGTAATCTAATTCTGTTGATGCTGTTGCAGGTTGGCTTCTTCTTCCAGAAGAGGTCCCATGACTGTTTTAGGGAAAGTTCCAAAACCTGTAAACTTGCCCAGTCAGAGGTATTTGCTTCCTGCTGAATTATTCTTAAGTCAATTTACTGTTCTCCTTTGTTTGTCACCTAAAATTCCTTACCTTACTTGGCTGTTTAAGGTTAGAAAATCATGGTAGGGACCCAAATGTGGAAATTGTTCCCAAGTGagtaatctctctctctctctctctctctctctctctcttccaatttaatttctattgGGATCAGTGTATAATATTTCAATGCTACTAGTTTATCACCGGAGAATAACACTTAggtgttttttaatttaatacttgCAGGGGCACCCTCGGTTGGGGCAGTAGATCATCTTCTGCATCAAATGCATGGGGTTCCCCATCACTATCTCCAAAAGCTGACGGTGGCACTTCACCGAGCCATCTCAGTGGCCATCTTTCATCTGGAAGTGGCACTCGACCATCTACTGCTGGTAGTGAGAAAGCGCATGAACCTTCTTCTAATGCATGGGGTCCAAATTCTAGGCCGTCATCGGCTTCTGGGGCATTGACATCAAATCAAACATCACTGACCTCATTGCGTCCTCGCAGTGCAGAGACAAGACCTGGTAGTTCACAGTTGTCAAGATTTGCTGAACACTCTGAACATCCAGTGGCCTGGAGTGCTCCTGGGACCGCTGAAAAGTTGGTATGATCTTTCTGTCATAGGCTTAGTGTTTGAATATGTGTTCTACCAATAATTACTTTGTTAATAAAGATTCGAACCGAGTCGATACAAAGAGAGGCTTCACCATGGGAATCTCTCATTTAGGGTTAGATGGATCAATTGACATCTTTACAATTGAATCACACATTTGCTCGGGTATGAAAATGTTGAAGGATCAATGGAAATTTCAACAGAAATACCAATACCTATAGAAATTTTGGTAAAAAGAAACGGAAAGtcgtttaaaaataaaattctgaaTGAACCACCAGAAAATGGTAAACCAGTCAACAATGCATCAATTACGCCTTTCAGCAACCCCCGGGTCTGCGAGCTTCGGAGGGTCGCTCCCTGTTGGCTCTGAAGAGTCAAGAGTGGTACTAATAAACTCCATAGAATTATGCACAAATGATAAAACTCATGACATATTTGGTGAATACCATTCTCACCAATATTATGTATGACTTTAAAGCTTAAACATTAAAGTGACAGAAAATCATTAGTTAATTGATTATTTAATCAACAAAtagtaatttaaattaaagaacaGCATAACACTCAGAATTAATTACAAACTTAATTCACCACATAAGTTTGACCCTTTCCAATCCCAGGAGAGCCCAAGGTAGTTGAACAACACCTCTgctatgttttctttgttgcAGTCTGTCCGGTACTTATCTGAAGATCTATCTTGGTTATTCACTGTTACACATGCAGGGAGTCTTGTCAGCGAAGAATGATGGGTTTTCGCTTTCTTCTGGAGATTTTCCGACACTTGGTTCAGAAAAAGATAATCCTGGAAATAATGCCAAGTCACAAGGTTTTGTGCCTTTATCCATTTACTGTATAATTTAATATTGGAAGATGTTATTTCTACTTAGATTTTTTacaaatactttttaaaaattcacgTGGTGGTTGAGATGGCATGCCACACGCATTCCACTACCTCACTGACCATGTTCTTGGCAGTGCCAGTGGATTTTCATCAATTGATGTGGGACTGCCATGTAAACTGCCATGCCATTTCTTAAGAAATATTgataaaatttttttacccCTAGCATCAATCTTTGAAAATACCATGTTTGCGTCCTggtatttgtttgttttttcaaacttGGAGCAGCACATCCAGAGTGGCTGccaatttttattgtttcaaGTGCTAAAAGGCATTTCCTttttgccaaaacaaaaaagaaaaacaagaaaaagtgaaaaagaagattCTGCACATTTTCTTGAGTTCTGGAGTATGTGTTTCCTTATACTTTCAAGCAACTGTTTTAAAGGATATGATGGCATTAATAAGTATCCATGCTGGtgcattattattttttccctTATGGGGCAAGTATCTTTTTGTAGAAAATTTGATGCTCCATTTCAGTTTACTGATTGCTTGATCAATCATCTACGACAGATCACAGTTCTTACTGTCGTCCTGGGTCATCTTCTGGTGACAGAGTGGCAAAAGAGACGACTGGGACTTCTCTAGTTGGTTCGTGCACATGTGCTTAATTCTTGTGTGTTTATGAGGATGTTGCAACCTCATTCCTTACATTGGTTAATGGCTTTGGTTTCTCATTCTTTCATGTATGTAAGTATGTGcttgttttttatattcagGTGATGTTTCCACAAATGCAAATGTCAAGAGTGGAACTGCTAATTCATGGAAAAGAGAAAATCCCTCATACAGCGGAGATGGAGGTAGACCTGGTATGGAGAAGTGGCAGGGTAATCCCCATCCTTACCCTAGTGCTAACGTCCCTCCCCCACATTATGATGGATGGCATGGTGGTCCAGTAACTAATCCACAAGGTGGTGTTTGGTATAGAGGACCTCCAGGGGCTACTCCCTACGGAACTCCGGTCCCTCCTGGTGGCTTTCCAATGGAGCCATTTCCATATTATCCTCCACAGATTCCACCTGCTGCTCTAGCCAACGCACAGCCTGTTCCTCCACCTGGAACAGGACCAAGAGGACACCATCCTAAAAATGGAGATATGTACAGAGCTCATATGCAAGATGCTTATATTCGCCCTGGTATGCCAATTCGACCTGGCTTTTACCCTGGTCCCGTACCCTATGAGGGCTATTACCCTTCTCCAATGGGCTACTGCAATCCAAATGAACGTGATGTGCCGTTTGTGGGAATGGCAGCTGGCCCCCCTGTTTATAATAGGTACCCTAGCCAAAGTGCTCATGAGCCTGGCAATTCTCATGGCAGACCCAGTGGATATGGCCCTACTAACCAGGCAGTGATGTCGGAGCAATTAGAATCTGGTCATCCGCATGAGTCTCGTGGACCTTACAAAGTTCTTCTGAAGCAGCATGACAGTTGGGATAGAAGAAATGAGGAACAAAGGAATGAGGGTGCTGTCTTATCTCATGCATCAAGTCTTGAGAGGGAGGACCAACCAAGAACGTTGGCATCGGAGAATGATTGGATATCAGATCACAGAAAGGGGGGAGAGAGGGATCAAAGGAAAGCGCTTGGTGAAGAAACTGCCTCACAGAATTTTGACAACCGAGGAGCTTGTTCTGTTCCTATGAAAGTAGCTCCTGAAAGTTTGGGAAATATAAAGGCAGATGATGTCATTTCAGTGAAGACATTGGGAACTGAAGCCTCTGGCACAGCGGAGGTAGGACAACCACTACTGGCTGCTGCGAAAGACTCCAGTCTGATTCAAAAAATAGAGGGATTAAATGCAAAGGCACGAGTTTCAGATGGACGAAATGATACTGCATCTGTTTCCAGTAGGGAGGAGCAGAAAAATAGATTCCAAGTCAATGCTAAAGCTAACCATTCAGTAAATGAACGTGGTAGTAGCTTTGTAAATCCTGAAAGATCTCATGTCACTGAAATAGTAAATCCCTCTCATGAAGTGGGCTTTTCTGCTGGAGATAAAAACCAAGTAACAGCAGGCAGTGGAATTTCAATCTCCAGGTTGGTtggtaattttttgttttccactgctaatatatatatatatatatatgttattttaaaTGGTTGGAAAATGCTAATTTTCTGATCTACAGGCGATCTAATCAAGGCATGCATAGTAGATCAGATCATCGTGGTAGAGGAAGGTTGAATAATCAAGAAGGTGAAGGGTGGTGGAAGAAATCCTTGGTCTCAGAACCAACAACCGTGGTATCAAGTGCACATTTGGAAACTCCTAATGTTCATCTGCAGGACCACCTTGTTACAATGGAAGCTACTGAAAAGTCTGGATCTTATCCACAAGGCAGGCATGAGGAGGAATCTGCGACACCATTGTTAGATCCAAACGATTCTGAGGCACAggtaatataaattttattcatattctTGTTTGATTTTATGCTTTAGAAGTttgccaaaatcatttttcttcaCCAGCGTGCTAAAATGAGGGAGCTTGCCAAGCAACGTACCAAGCAGTTacaggaggaagaagaggaacgGACAAGAAGGCAGATGGCCAAGGCTTTTGCAAAATTGGAAGAGTTGAACAGACGTACTCAAGTGGTGGAGGGTTCAAATGAGAAGTTTGCAAAATTGAATGAGAAgtatgaggaagaagaggaacgGACAAGAGAGCAGACGGCCAAGGCTCTTGCAAAATTGGAAGAGTTGAACAGATGTACTCAAGTGGTGGAGGGTTCAAATGAGAAGTTTGCAAAATTGAATGAGAAgtatgaggaagaagaggaacgGACAAGAGAGCAGACGGCCAAGGCTCTTGCAAAATTGGAAGAGTTGAACAGATGTACTCAAGTGGTGGAGGGTTCAAATGAGAAGTTTGCAAAATTGAATGAGAAgtatgaggaagaagaggaacgGACAAGAGGGCAGACGGCCAAGGCTCATGCAAAATTGGAAGAGTTGAACAAATATACTCAAGTGGTGGAAGGTTCAAATGAGAAGTTTGAAAGTCGCTCAAGTGGTGCCATCCAGAATAAGCAAGAAGAATCTCAAACTTCTGTTGAACCATTAGTGCCTGGTAGAAAGTCAGCTTCGGGTTCTAACCTGAATGCTGTTGCAGAGATTAATGAGAGCAGCAGTGGAAAAGTTGAAAAGTCAACTGTTCCATCTAGTGGGCTACTTTTGGAAACACCAAAGAGTGCCTACAAGGAACCTGTTGAGATGCATGATCAATCTGCGATTGTTGCTAATGCTGTTCATCACAACAATGCCCCCCAGGCTCATGACATCAATATCTCTAGGCAGAAGCAGGCCCCAAAACAGAGGCAGAACAATCAGTTAGAAAAGAAGTCTACTGGAAAGTTTACTTCCATGAGTACAGCTGAGGGTCAGACAGATACAGTGGTTAATGTTTCCGCATCTCTTGGAGTTATAGGAAGTGAAACAGCCTTGAGTAGTGAGTCAAGCCTGACTGCGAATTCCAGTGCCATACTTGAGTCATCTTCTTATCCAAGAAAGAAACATAACCGAAATGGCAAGAATAAGCACAAAACAGAGAATACATCAACAGTGGCTGTTCTACCATCATCTGtatcaaaagaaacaaacattGCAAATGCCACTTTTGAGAGTGGAAGGCCAAAGTTATCTGAGTTGGAGGTGGATCCTAACTCAGTTCATTTGCAGGCCATTCCTAGAGATGCACACCAGTCTTCGGAGCAACACTCGTCTCTGTCAAATGATGAATCTCAAGGTAGAGTAAATAGCCAGTGGAAATCTCAGCATCCTCGGCGTGGGTCGAGGAATGCACAAGCTATTAAGCACTCTGAAAAGTTTCACAGTACTGATGCTGTCGTCTGGGCACCTGTGCGGTCACAGAACAAAGCTGATGTAAATGATGAAGCTATCCCCAAAAATGAAGTTGAGGCTGTTAATGCTGTAAAGACCGACAATAAGGTGCAAAGTAACTCAAAAAATAAGAGGGCAGAAATGGAGAGATATGTTCCAAAACCTGTAGCTAAAGAGATGGCGCATCAAGGAGGCACTCAACCACCAGTGACTTCTTTAATCAATCAGACTGCAGTAAATGAGACCATTGAGAGAGCAGATTCTGCTTCTCAAGGTGCCGAAAGTTCTCAACCTACTACCATAACTGTTGGAAAAGTGGGGATTCCCATAGATTCCTGGAATGGGAGTAGTAGACAGACTAAGCACGGAAAGGCACATGGATCATGGCGGCAACGGGGGTCAACAGAATCAACCACCACTCAAGGTTTGCAAGATGGACCATCATATACTTCAAATGTTAGTCAGAGTGATAAAAAATCAATCCAGTATCATCAACCCCAGAAGCCTGATGTTGGCTCAATGGTAGAGCAACCAAAGAGTTCTGATGGTTATTCTGATGGATGGAACATGCCCAACGAGCCTGATGTTGTTGCACCGGTCTCTGTATCAATTGCAAAGGACCAGGGAGtaaaaggaagaggaaaacAACATCCATTCAAGGGACACAAAGCCATGGGAAATCATCATGATCTTGATCAAAAGAAAACTAGTAGAGGGGTTGCTGACAAAATTAACAATCAATCATCAGTCTCTGAAATGGGTCAGGACCTACCTGCTGCTTCCAAAGAGAATCGAGCTGTTGGCGAACGTGCAATGCCTCATTGGCAACCCAAATCTCAGGCACTTTCAGCCAATAATCAACGGGGAAACAGGGCCAATGGTGGTCAAAATGTTGGTGTAGAAGTTGGTCAGACTGTCAAAAAGGAAACCAGTCCCCGAGGTGGGGTGCCACTTCAGCCAACACCTGACAAGGACACTACTGAATATGTGGCCCAGCAGCGACATGATCAATTGATTTCTGAGAGAAACAATGAAGAGGAAGGACTgaataagagagagaggaaagcCATCAGGGGACGCCCCCACTCTCCAAACCTGGGTCCAGTTAGGCCAGTTGAACTGGCTCCCACTGGTATGGATGCTAGACAAGAGCAGCATTATCACACAGGGTTCCGCAAAAATGGAAACCAAAACAACCGTTTTGGCAGAGGTCAAGAATCTCGTGGGGATTGGAATTATTCAGGGCATGATAGTAGGCAACACAACCCCCCTGCAAACAGGGAGAGACCGAGGCACAGTTCGCATTTTGAGTACCAGCCAGTTGGGCCGTACAACAACAATACCAAACTTGACAACTCCGAGGGACCTAGAGATGGTTCTCATAGTGCAGGTGGAAGGGTCAAGGAAAGAGGCCAAAGTCACCCGCGACGTGGTGGGGGAAACTTCCATGGACGACAAAGTGGTGCTGTGCGAGTAGATGCAGATATGGAGTAGTAgctagaaaaatgaaaagttctGAAGATGAGGTTTTTATTGATTGAAACCCACTCTTTCCCACTCTTGCACTGTTAGCAGTGGCAGATCGAGCTGTTTTTGGGTATTCTAGCCGTAGGGCTGCTGATTTGCAACTGTTCATATTTGTTAAATGGACAACTGATGGCTTCTGCCCCCTGAGCAGGGGTTCCGGCAAAGTTGATGGTGCTAAATTAGTTAGCTGCTTGGAGGTAGTCGAATGTGGCGtatttatggttttttttttttttcttctttaattacaaatatgaTGTGAAACATTGTGACTTGGTCACCCTTTGTTTCCTAAGGAACCCTTTCAACATCTTTCTTCCGGCCGTTGTATTTACTATTTAGTGACCCATAATTCCTTGGCTCTAAATATGGAGCCGGCAGGAAGGAATGAAATTAGAGGAAGTTTATGATTCTCAATCAAACTAGTCTCGATATCTTGTTGACTGGTTTTCATTGTGGCTTGTACGGTTGTACCTTGTTTGTTGACAAGTAGAGTAAGGATCCATCTTCACAGTTGTTTATtggccaaaaataaaattatataatgtGAATATATCAGGGGCTCCTTTCcgttcttgtttttcttataaattgtTGCTCTCGGAAACATcgcatttgaattttgaatgtttctcGCCGGTTTCTTTCCACACAATATAATGCATCTCCACTTTCGAAATTCGGAAATTGTAATGTGACTTCCGAACACAACATCAAGGGTCAGCAATTTACTTAAACACATCACGCAATGTCAGAAAGTAAAGATGCTTCCTACCACTTCGAATATAATCATTTGTTGATGGACAATGCACAAGCTTTAGAGACGCTCCAACTAAGTTGCAATAGTGGATTGATTCTTCCCCCGCAGAAGAGAACTTTGGCAATTGATTTTTGACACACTATTCAATTTGTGGTTGAGGTTGATATTTTAGGGCTCGTTCCACAGGTGTCtccatataatcactttaagtgattttaagcGTTTTTatccataaaatcacttcaaACTATCGTGATCATATGAAAAAGTGATTATTGGGTAGAATCACTCTTAAACAAGCTTTTAATATGTTATGTTATtataaagttaattaaaattaattaataagtGAAATTCTATCTGAGAATTTAACAATATTGATTATCTGATTAGAGAAGAGAAATGTTGAGGATAGTCTTCAGATAGCTATTGGTGATTGATAGTGGTGAGCAATTGTCTCTAACACATCTTAATAAGGGAATATTATTTCATGAAGCTAGATTCCCGGAAATCTAAACGGCCCAAGTCCAAACAAAGCGACCCAGTCAGAAGTTAGCTGCTCGAATTATACATCTGGGCAACGGTGTCGTTTcccttttaattttatcaactACCTCCCTGGCTGCCTCTCCGGCTTTACCTTACCCTCTGGTTTTTCGTGCTTCATTATCATCCACATCCCGCtgtgaaaaaattaaa encodes the following:
- the LOC117627064 gene encoding protein MODIFIER OF SNC1 1 isoform X1; its protein translation is MTSSMLLGDRRLASSSRRGPMTVLGKVPKPVNLPSQRLENHGRDPNVEIVPKGTLGWGSRSSSASNAWGSPSLSPKADGGTSPSHLSGHLSSGSGTRPSTAGSEKAHEPSSNAWGPNSRPSSASGALTSNQTSLTSLRPRSAETRPGSSQLSRFAEHSEHPVAWSAPGTAEKLGVLSAKNDGFSLSSGDFPTLGSEKDNPGNNAKSQDHSSYCRPGSSSGDRVAKETTGTSLVGDVSTNANVKSGTANSWKRENPSYSGDGGRPGMEKWQGNPHPYPSANVPPPHYDGWHGGPVTNPQGGVWYRGPPGATPYGTPVPPGGFPMEPFPYYPPQIPPAALANAQPVPPPGTGPRGHHPKNGDMYRAHMQDAYIRPGMPIRPGFYPGPVPYEGYYPSPMGYCNPNERDVPFVGMAAGPPVYNRYPSQSAHEPGNSHGRPSGYGPTNQAVMSEQLESGHPHESRGPYKVLLKQHDSWDRRNEEQRNEGAVLSHASSLEREDQPRTLASENDWISDHRKGGERDQRKALGEETASQNFDNRGACSVPMKVAPESLGNIKADDVISVKTLGTEASGTAEVGQPLLAAAKDSSLIQKIEGLNAKARVSDGRNDTASVSSREEQKNRFQVNAKANHSVNERGSSFVNPERSHVTEIVNPSHEVGFSAGDKNQVTAGSGISISRRSNQGMHSRSDHRGRGRLNNQEGEGWWKKSLVSEPTTVVSSAHLETPNVHLQDHLVTMEATEKSGSYPQGRHEEESATPLLDPNDSEAQRAKMRELAKQRTKQLQEEEEERTRRQMAKAFAKLEELNRRTQVVEGSNEKFAKLNEKYEEEEERTREQTAKALAKLEELNRCTQVVEGSNEKFAKLNEKYEEEEERTREQTAKALAKLEELNRCTQVVEGSNEKFAKLNEKYEEEEERTRGQTAKAHAKLEELNKYTQVVEGSNEKFESRSSGAIQNKQEESQTSVEPLVPGRKSASGSNLNAVAEINESSSGKVEKSTVPSSGLLLETPKSAYKEPVEMHDQSAIVANAVHHNNAPQAHDINISRQKQAPKQRQNNQLEKKSTGKFTSMSTAEGQTDTVVNVSASLGVIGSETALSSESSLTANSSAILESSSYPRKKHNRNGKNKHKTENTSTVAVLPSSVSKETNIANATFESGRPKLSELEVDPNSVHLQAIPRDAHQSSEQHSSLSNDESQGRVNSQWKSQHPRRGSRNAQAIKHSEKFHSTDAVVWAPVRSQNKADVNDEAIPKNEVEAVNAVKTDNKVQSNSKNKRAEMERYVPKPVAKEMAHQGGTQPPVTSLINQTAVNETIERADSASQGAESSQPTTITVGKVGIPIDSWNGSSRQTKHGKAHGSWRQRGSTESTTTQGLQDGPSYTSNVSQSDKKSIQYHQPQKPDVGSMVEQPKSSDGYSDGWNMPNEPDVVAPVSVSIAKDQGVKGRGKQHPFKGHKAMGNHHDLDQKKTSRGVADKINNQSSVSEMGQDLPAASKENRAVGERAMPHWQPKSQALSANNQRGNRANGGQNVGVEVGQTVKKETSPRGGVPLQPTPDKDTTEYVAQQRHDQLISERNNEEEGLNKRERKAIRGRPHSPNLGPVRPVELAPTGMDARQEQHYHTGFRKNGNQNNRFGRGQESRGDWNYSGHDSRQHNPPANRERPRHSSHFEYQPVGPYNNNTKLDNSEGPRDGSHSAGGRVKERGQSHPRRGGGNFHGRQSGAVRVDADME